The following are encoded in a window of Arcobacter sp. F2176 genomic DNA:
- a CDS encoding HNH endonuclease, translating to MVNAELNDLLQDKKELLTITYFKLQKKFEEKYGSNTVVLMEIGTFFEVYEVNNEEEQIGKAKEIAELLNIQLTRKNKAILENSKENPIMAGVPAISLEKHLARIIGEQKYTVVLIRQKGLPPKVSRYIDTVVSPGTNFDFVIDQDENNITSLTIDCNKGIFSVGYSAIDVTTGKCYYNEVHGTSEDKNFALDECFNYMNMHKTNEVVISFCDKAINQKEIIEYLELSHKTFHISSFRPKIVYQNELFKNVFNIESLLTSIEHLDMERVPLATESLAVLIDFVIGHDAKIIQKLSFPQKLDISRYIYLGNNALEQLNIIETSHNPSLIKIINNTSTAMGKRLLKERLTHPVKDEKELLRRYALSKELYDYHTPIESELANIYDIERLTRRIKLSRLHPFELNYLYDSLISIKEVVAFMENYKFFTAPCTSAELQMFIDSIDSTFDLSISGKYMLKDVEANMICEGINTKIDELTNENKKLVDKLDILRVHILGFLKSNDQNFVSIQRLDKEGFYLGLTKSRFNLMREELLNSHLIIDDELLLFKDFKIKVQTNSVKITCKLTEDISDKYVHNLRKIIELNKLVFKEKLLEFEKKFAVLLEELVQFIAEIDLTVSNIKTAKKHNYSPPKIVKTKDDESFIELIDLRHPIIEHGEEQGIYVPNDIILGELSLASDEYKNNVIIKNSNPINMFNNKMHGVLLYGINSSGKSSLMKSIGIAVILAQAGFYVPCKSMRFSIFDAVFTRISGADNIAKGLSSFAVEMLELKNIFNRATKNSLVLGDEISHSTETMSGVSIVASAILKLAKLESIFMFATHLHQLPELPEIEKLKNIICLHLSVMYEDSEDKLIFNRKLQYGSGSSMYGLEYAKSLHMDKEFLKMANDIRKKLTDDYEPIERISQRKTSKYNKDLIVSTCVICGKNVDDVHHIKEQSRANKDGFIGHVNANHKYNLIPLCKEHHKMVHEGKINVNGFIATSKGLELHYTMVDEEK from the coding sequence GTGGTAAATGCTGAGCTTAATGACCTTTTACAAGATAAAAAAGAACTTCTAACAATAACTTATTTTAAACTTCAAAAAAAGTTTGAAGAAAAATATGGATCAAATACTGTAGTTCTTATGGAAATAGGAACCTTTTTTGAAGTTTATGAAGTAAATAATGAAGAAGAACAAATAGGTAAAGCAAAAGAGATTGCTGAGCTTTTAAATATACAATTGACAAGAAAAAACAAGGCAATTTTAGAAAACTCTAAAGAGAATCCAATTATGGCAGGAGTTCCTGCAATTTCATTAGAAAAACATCTTGCTAGAATAATTGGTGAACAAAAGTACACAGTTGTATTAATAAGACAAAAAGGTCTTCCTCCTAAAGTTAGCAGATATATTGATACAGTTGTAAGTCCTGGGACAAACTTTGATTTTGTAATTGACCAAGACGAAAATAATATTACTTCACTTACAATAGATTGTAATAAAGGAATCTTTTCTGTTGGTTATAGTGCCATTGATGTTACAACTGGAAAGTGTTATTACAATGAAGTTCATGGAACAAGCGAAGATAAAAATTTTGCCCTTGATGAGTGCTTCAATTATATGAATATGCACAAAACAAATGAGGTAGTTATCTCCTTTTGTGATAAAGCAATAAATCAAAAAGAGATAATAGAATATCTTGAATTATCTCATAAAACTTTTCATATAAGTTCATTTAGACCAAAAATTGTTTATCAAAATGAGTTATTTAAAAATGTATTCAACATAGAATCACTTCTAACCTCAATAGAACATCTTGATATGGAAAGAGTTCCTTTAGCTACTGAATCATTAGCAGTGTTGATTGATTTTGTAATTGGGCATGATGCTAAAATTATTCAAAAATTATCTTTCCCTCAAAAGCTAGATATTAGCAGATACATTTATCTTGGAAATAATGCCTTAGAACAATTAAATATAATAGAAACTTCTCATAATCCATCTTTAATAAAAATAATAAATAATACTTCAACTGCTATGGGTAAAAGACTTTTAAAAGAGAGACTTACACATCCTGTAAAAGATGAAAAAGAGTTACTTAGACGATATGCTTTATCAAAAGAGTTATATGATTATCATACTCCAATTGAAAGTGAATTAGCAAATATTTATGATATAGAAAGATTAACTAGAAGAATTAAACTCTCAAGACTTCATCCCTTTGAATTAAATTATTTATATGATTCACTTATTAGTATCAAAGAAGTAGTGGCTTTTATGGAAAACTATAAGTTTTTTACAGCACCTTGTACATCTGCTGAGTTACAGATGTTTATTGACTCTATTGATTCTACTTTTGATTTATCTATTAGTGGCAAGTATATGCTAAAAGATGTGGAAGCAAATATGATTTGTGAAGGAATCAATACAAAAATTGATGAGCTTACAAATGAAAATAAAAAATTAGTAGATAAATTAGATATTTTAAGAGTGCATATATTAGGATTCTTAAAATCAAATGATCAAAACTTTGTTAGTATTCAAAGACTTGATAAAGAAGGGTTTTATTTAGGACTTACAAAAAGCAGATTTAATCTTATGAGAGAAGAACTTTTAAACTCTCATCTGATAATAGATGATGAGCTACTTTTATTTAAAGATTTTAAAATAAAAGTACAAACAAATTCTGTAAAAATAACTTGTAAACTAACAGAAGATATTTCAGATAAATATGTTCATAATTTAAGAAAAATTATTGAGTTAAATAAACTTGTTTTTAAAGAAAAACTTCTGGAATTTGAGAAAAAGTTTGCAGTATTATTGGAAGAGTTAGTTCAATTTATTGCTGAAATTGATTTAACAGTTTCAAATATAAAAACAGCTAAAAAACATAATTATTCACCTCCAAAAATAGTAAAAACTAAAGATGATGAAAGTTTTATTGAACTTATAGATTTAAGACATCCTATAATTGAACATGGAGAAGAGCAGGGTATTTATGTGCCTAATGATATTATTTTAGGAGAACTTAGTCTTGCAAGTGATGAGTACAAAAATAATGTAATCATTAAAAACTCAAATCCAATAAATATGTTTAATAACAAAATGCATGGTGTTTTACTTTATGGAATAAATTCAAGTGGAAAATCTTCTCTTATGAAATCAATAGGAATAGCAGTAATTTTAGCTCAAGCTGGATTTTATGTACCGTGTAAATCAATGAGATTCTCTATTTTTGATGCAGTATTTACAAGAATTTCAGGAGCTGATAATATTGCAAAAGGATTATCTTCTTTTGCAGTTGAGATGTTAGAACTTAAAAATATATTTAATAGAGCTACTAAGAATTCACTTGTACTTGGTGATGAGATAAGTCATAGTACTGAAACTATGAGTGGAGTTAGTATTGTGGCAAGTGCTATATTAAAACTAGCAAAATTAGAATCAATTTTTATGTTTGCTACACACTTACATCAACTACCTGAACTTCCAGAAATAGAAAAACTAAAAAATATAATATGTCTACACTTATCTGTTATGTATGAAGATAGTGAAGATAAACTTATATTTAATAGAAAACTTCAATATGGAAGTGGAAGTAGTATGTATGGTTTAGAGTATGCTAAATCACTTCATATGGATAAAGAGTTCCTTAAAATGGCAAATGATATAAGAAAAAAACTAACAGATGATTATGAACCAATTGAGAGAATTTCACAAAGAAAAACTTCAAAATACAATAAAGACCTTATTGTTTCTACTTGTGTAATATGTGGAAAAAATGTTGATGATGTACATCACATAAAAGAGCAATCTAGGGCAAATAAAGATGGCTTCAT